In a genomic window of Temperatibacter marinus:
- a CDS encoding zinc-dependent metalloprotease, producing the protein MKVRNFLVFLCMGLTSLSLQANDFITTIQGLEKKTGLADVYVDHAKGKVYLALDKANDKGVSARYIYAGYMAAGLGSNPVGLDRSAPTKSMIIRFERIADKIVVFVENMDFRASSPSHTEKEAVENSFATSIIWSGKVIAEDPETGKQLIDFSSFLMRDAVGVTARLASRRQGNFRQDMKRSFVMTKEAHAFPINLEFDSWVTFTSAKPGPEVRATTPVPSVVTLKAHTTLMKLPEEGYKKRIADHRAPLITVNYTDMSASLSEDTVVRMARRFRLEKDAAGKVVKPIVFYVDNGAPEPIRSALVEGANWWAKSFEKAGYPGGFRAEVLPEGVHPMDARYNVINWVHRATRGWSYGAAVYDPRTGETLRGVVLLGSLRVRQDIKIFEALAGAGKTGTGDAEDPVEMALMRIRQLSAHEVGHPLGFAHNMAASSYGDRESVMDYPAPYVVLDKEGHLDFSKVYGVGTGKWDDWSVKFLYGDYPKDKSQKEAQASLIKEADLGGLLYVQDGDSRSIASAHPRGAVWDNGQNAIDHLNEVMAVRAKAISTFGEANLRKGERASALQTKFVPLYLYHRYQMAAAAKSLGGIHFVYRSEGDGRKQPVDVKWQEQKRALIALLNTMKPEVLDLDDSTLMALSPTGIDWADPQFNREKFSGKTHALFDHLQAATVAADMTLAALLQPARLNRIHQQSTRLMGHPGIFAVLQDVNNSVFKIMRRQEKRKIQIQLAVADRFINRLADLVYNDAVHQPIRAAARLVLVNIQMRLTNINTIESKYMNTQISDLLSRARTPAVSMPSAPSVPPGSPIGMDGMFDIGVHQACEYQRDNVLN; encoded by the coding sequence ATGAAAGTCAGAAATTTTCTTGTATTTCTTTGTATGGGACTCACAAGCCTATCTTTACAAGCCAACGATTTTATCACAACGATTCAAGGCCTTGAGAAGAAAACAGGCTTAGCAGATGTCTATGTGGATCATGCGAAAGGCAAAGTCTATCTCGCCCTTGATAAAGCCAATGATAAAGGTGTTTCTGCTCGGTACATCTATGCAGGCTATATGGCAGCAGGTTTGGGTTCTAATCCAGTTGGACTTGATCGAAGTGCTCCCACAAAGAGTATGATAATTCGGTTTGAGAGGATCGCTGATAAAATAGTCGTTTTTGTTGAGAATATGGACTTCAGAGCATCAAGTCCGTCTCATACGGAAAAAGAGGCCGTTGAAAACAGCTTTGCTACAAGTATTATTTGGAGTGGAAAAGTCATTGCTGAGGACCCTGAAACTGGTAAGCAGCTTATAGATTTCAGTTCCTTCTTGATGAGAGATGCTGTGGGTGTCACCGCTCGGCTTGCCAGCCGCAGGCAAGGCAATTTCAGGCAAGACATGAAGCGCTCTTTTGTCATGACAAAAGAAGCGCATGCCTTCCCCATTAATCTAGAATTCGACTCATGGGTCACCTTTACAAGCGCTAAACCAGGTCCAGAAGTGCGCGCGACGACGCCGGTACCGTCTGTGGTCACTTTAAAAGCCCACACCACCCTTATGAAATTACCAGAAGAAGGGTATAAAAAGCGCATTGCCGATCACAGAGCGCCCCTGATTACTGTCAATTATACGGATATGTCCGCCTCACTTTCTGAGGATACTGTTGTCCGTATGGCACGCCGGTTTAGACTAGAGAAGGATGCTGCAGGTAAAGTGGTAAAACCAATTGTTTTCTACGTGGATAACGGCGCCCCAGAACCCATTAGATCTGCTCTTGTTGAAGGAGCCAACTGGTGGGCAAAGTCTTTTGAAAAGGCCGGCTACCCTGGAGGTTTTAGAGCAGAAGTTCTTCCGGAAGGGGTGCATCCCATGGATGCCAGATATAACGTGATCAATTGGGTACACCGCGCAACGCGTGGCTGGTCATATGGAGCAGCTGTCTATGATCCCAGAACGGGAGAAACATTACGCGGCGTGGTGCTTCTCGGTTCCTTGCGAGTGCGTCAAGACATCAAGATTTTTGAAGCACTAGCAGGTGCAGGGAAAACAGGGACGGGGGACGCTGAGGATCCTGTTGAAATGGCCTTAATGCGTATAAGACAATTATCGGCCCATGAGGTAGGGCATCCGCTTGGTTTCGCACATAATATGGCAGCGAGCAGTTACGGCGATAGAGAAAGTGTGATGGATTATCCTGCGCCTTATGTGGTTTTAGACAAAGAAGGTCATTTAGACTTTTCAAAGGTTTATGGTGTTGGGACCGGCAAATGGGATGATTGGTCTGTTAAATTTTTATATGGAGACTATCCAAAAGATAAGAGCCAAAAGGAAGCGCAGGCTTCCTTGATAAAAGAGGCTGACCTTGGGGGTCTTCTTTATGTACAAGACGGGGATAGCCGATCGATTGCCAGTGCCCATCCCCGTGGAGCCGTTTGGGATAACGGTCAAAATGCCATTGATCATTTAAATGAAGTGATGGCAGTAAGGGCTAAGGCAATCTCAACTTTTGGTGAGGCCAATCTTCGCAAAGGGGAAAGGGCATCTGCACTTCAAACAAAATTTGTACCCCTTTATCTCTATCATCGATATCAGATGGCCGCAGCTGCGAAATCTTTGGGGGGTATTCACTTTGTTTATCGGTCTGAAGGGGATGGCCGCAAACAGCCTGTTGATGTAAAATGGCAGGAGCAAAAACGAGCTCTGATAGCTTTGTTAAATACTATGAAACCTGAGGTATTGGATCTTGATGATTCTACTCTAATGGCCTTGTCCCCTACAGGTATTGATTGGGCGGATCCTCAGTTTAATCGTGAAAAATTTAGTGGCAAGACACATGCACTCTTTGATCATCTTCAAGCGGCTACAGTCGCAGCAGATATGACTCTTGCTGCTCTTCTTCAGCCAGCACGACTAAATCGTATTCACCAGCAGTCTACACGGTTAATGGGGCACCCAGGCATCTTCGCTGTCCTACAAGACGTGAATAATTCTGTTTTCAAAATCATGAGGCGTCAAGAAAAGCGTAAAATTCAAATTCAATTGGCTGTAGCTGATCGGTTTATTAATCGATTAGCAGATTTGGTTTATAATGATGCAGTTCATCAACCAATCAGAGCAGCCGCCCGTCTTGTTTTGGTGAATATCCAGATGCGGTTGACCAACATCAACACGATCGAATCAAAATATATGAATACTCAGATCAGTGATTTACTCTCACGGGCACGGACGCCCGCTGTTTCGATGCCGTCAGCGCCGTCAGTACCACCAGGGAGTCCTATCGGTATGGACGGCATGTTTGATATAGGGGTGCATCAAGCATGCGAGTATCAAAGGGACAATGTTTTGAACTAA